The Malus domestica chromosome 13, GDT2T_hap1 genome includes a window with the following:
- the LOC139190876 gene encoding uncharacterized protein: protein MHVELVGSVHNKAREAATNLMNQVTHIETAVSKHSNQAHKSYRTYLNAAIKCTKFLLRQGLAFRGHDESATSSNKGNYLELLQFLADNDDKVREVAMENAPGNLKLLALSIQKEIVNSCVLETLDAIMDGLKDRFFSILVDEARNVSMKEQMAMVLRYVDDNGHVIERFVGIQHVTDTTSSSLKDAIDTFFSRNGLSISTLRGQGCDGASNMRVHVLQMVIDDNHNESAGEANKLMREIRTFEFVFHLFLMKVILGLINDLSQALQRKDQEIVNAMALVK, encoded by the exons ATGCATGTTGAACTGGTTGGGAGTGTTCATAATAAGGCTAGGGAAGCTgctacaaatttgatgaatcaaGTTACACATATTGAAACGGCAGTGAGCAAACACTCCAACCAAGCTCATAAGTCTTATCGCACATACTTGAATGCAGCAATCAAGTGCACTAAGTTTTTATTGCGACAAGGTCTTGCTTTTCGTGGCCATGATGAAAGTGCCACTTCAAGCAATAAGGGAAATTACTTAGAGCTATTGCAATTCCTTGCAGATAATGATGATAAAGTTAGAGAAGTTGCGATGGAAAATGCTCCGGGGAATCTCAAATTACTAGCTCTTTCCATTcaaaaagaaattgtgaattcatGTGTCCTTGAAACACTTGATGCTATCATGGATGGTCTAAAAGATAGATTCTTTTCAATATTGGTGGATGAAGCACGTAATGTATCAATGAAAGAGCAAATGGCTATGGTGTTGCGTTATGTGGATGACAACGGACATGTAATTGAAAGATTTGTGGGTATCCAACATGTTACCGACACTACTTCAAGTTCACTAAAGGATGCTATTGACACATTCTTTTCTCGCAACGGTTTGAGCATTTCCACGCTACGAGGACAAGGTTGTGATGGTGCTAGCAATATGAGAG TTCATGTGCTTCAAATGGTTATTGATGATAATCACAATGAAAGTGCGGGTGAagcaaataagttaatgagagAAATACGtacttttgagtttgtgtttcACCTTTTCTTGATGAAAGTCATATTGGGACTCATAAATGATTtgtcacaagcattgcaaaggaaagatcaagaaattgtgaatgcaatggctTTAGTGAAATAA